The Gemmatimonadaceae bacterium genome contains the following window.
CGCCTCGCCGTCATCGTCACAGCAGCCCTGCTCGTGCTCGCAGGCCGTGTCCGGACTGCGACCGGTCAAATGCTGCCGCCCTCCCCCGGGACGATTGTCGCACGGGACATCGGGGCGACAATGGAGCGGCTCGCCGAAGGGGTCTATGCGATCATTCACGAACGGGCCACGCCGGACTGGCCGCACGGCAACACAGGGGTCATCGTTGGCGAGGACGCAGTCCTCGTGGTCGACTCGGACTATTTCCCCTCGCGCGCTGCTGCGGACATCGCGCTCATCCGCCAGGTCACCGATGTGCCCATCCGCTATCTCGTAAACACCCACTGGCACGGGGACCATACCCACGGCAACGGCGTCTATCGGGACTCCTTTCCTGGACTCGCAATCCTAGGCGCGGAGCGGACCGCCACATTCTTCGAGCTCAACCAGGCGCGACTGCCGCGGCGCATCCTGAAACCGGGCTCGCATGCGCGGCAGAGCATCGCGCGCGACGAGGGCCTGCTGAGCCGAGGCCGCGACAGCACCGGCCGCGTCCTCTCGTCCGAGGAGCGCGCCGACCTCATGCGGGCGGTCTCGGAGCGGCGGCAAGAACTGGCCGAGATGCAGGCGGTGCAGGTCGCACCTCCAACGCACCTTTTCGACGGCTCCCTCGTCGTAGACCTTGGGCGTCGACGAGTCGAGATTCGCGACATGGGTCCAGGCAATAGCCCAGCCGATCTCGTCATTTACGTTCCGAGCGCACGCGTCCTCTTCGCGGGGGATCTGCTCGTCTATCCCGTGCCCTATACCACAGAGGTATTTCCAGATTCGTGGCTTCGTATCCTGAAGGAACTCGAGACGTATCGGGTAGCGGCTCTCGTGCCTGGACACGGTCCCGTGATGTCGGATCACCGGTTCACGCGCAATGTGCGTGAGGCCTTTGAGATGACGCGCCATCAGCTGGACTCACTACTGCGACTCGGCTACACGATGGCGGAGGCAGCAGATTCAGTGAATCTGATGAGCCTGCGTCACAAGTTTTGGGTGCCGGCCGGCCGGCCGGTCCTCGAACCTTTCTGGAGGGATTGGGTGCGGAACCTTGCAAGCCAATTCGCCCCTTGCGTGATGGGGTATCACTGCTGAAGTGGGGTCCTCCGGGGGTGAGCCAGGCGGACTGTCCGGTCACACGCTCACTCCTCTGACATTCTATCGCGCACGCGGTGCCAGCCCGTGTCGCTCCAGCGTAGCGTCCACGCCGCCAACATACACGGACCACTACGTCACGCACGTGACGTACGACATGCTGCCCCCAGATGTGGCCATCGCGTCGGGAAACCTCAGGATGGTATTCTGAACAGTGAATCGGTGAGCGCCCATCGGCTCGAAACAGCCCGCGCGCGGTGCATGGCCTGTGCGCGTTGCGCGTCCTCCTGCATGCCCCGCCGATGGTCCCGCTCTACGCCGCCGAGCGACCGTCCGCGCTGATTTGTTCGAGGGAGGGGGGCTATCGCAGGGCGTACACGTTGCCGTCCGTGCTTCCGAAGAAGACTACGCCGCCGGCCACCACGGGCGAGGACAATACGGAGCCAAGTGTCATCATCGTCCGCATCCCGACCATCATTCCGTCTAGCGTACGATCGGGATACATGCGCGCGGCCTGCATGCGACCGGTCGAATCCGTGTACTGAGCAGCATTTGCCCTCGAACCATCCGTCTGGAAGCGTCCTCGCAGCCGACCATCTGCGATCCCGACCGCGTTGAGCCATCCGTCCGATGAGCCGTAGTACGCCACACCACCAGCGATTGCGGGCGAAGAGAACGAGACGGCCAGACTCTGGACGTCGAAGCGGACCGCGCCGGTGGCGGCGTCGAGCGCCTTGAAACGCGTTCCGTCAGACGTCGGGAAGTAGACAACACCCTGGTGCACGGCGGGTGATGCGATTGTCCAGCCTCCATGATTGTCATGCGTCCAGCGTGGAGCTCCGGTGCTGGCATCCACCGTGTGGAATCGCCCGTCGCGGCCACCGACGAATACCAGTCCGTTGGCCACCGCTGCCGAGCTGGCGATGCCGATCTGGTTGTAAATTGTCGTGTCGTTGCCAGTCGTGTAGCGCCATCGCTCGCGCCCCGTGGCAGCGTCAATGCCGTAGAGGTTTCTGTCCCAACTGCCAACGATGACCAGTCCCCCGGCGACGGCGGGAGAGGCGTGGACCACATCTCCAGTAGAAAAGGTCCACTTGACCGCTCCAGTCGCGGCATCCAGCGCGTACACGTTTTGATCGCCGCTCCCGATGTACACAACTCCGCTCGCGACTGCAGGGGAGGAGGTGAACACGTCAAACGGGTCTGGCATGCGTTCGGTGCGCGGAATCGCTCCGTGGATGCCAGGTGCTGTAAAGCGGCGCTCACCTCGCGTCGCGAACTTCCAGGCCTCCTTTCCCGTCCGAGCGTCCACGGCGTAGATGAATCCGTCGAGACTTCCGAAGAACACCAGCCCGCGGTGCACGGCAGGCGACGAGTGGATCGGCCCGCCTGTGTCAAACTTCCACCGAAGGACGCCGTCCGCCTGGCCAAGGGCATACAGGCTGCCGTCAGTGCTTCCAACAAACACCATACTGCCGTCGACGGCCGGCGAGGAGATCACTCGTCCCCCCGTGCGATACTTCCATGCCACCGATGTGAGTGAGGGGGCGGGCGACTCGTAGACACCGAGATGGCCCGGTCCACCGCGAAACATCTCGGTTTGCGACTGGGCTGATGCGGCGGATAGCAACAGGGCGGTTGAGAGCGAGGCGATGCGCATTCTGAAGGTTCGCTCCCAGCGGCGCCCAAATCTTGAACTAATCTGCGCTGTCAATTGTGGGCACACCGCTGCGCCCACCGCCACTCGTAAGAAGCGGGCACGAGGGATGAGCGGGCGTCACCGTAGCGAGGTGACGGCGATCAGGCTGCTGCGTCGCCTGAAGGTGTGGCTGTGCCGAGTCGCGAGAGGTTGACAGCCTATCGCGCTGTCGACGCGGCGTCTGGAGCAGTGGCTGGATCTCGACACGCATGCCCGCCAAATAATGAGCGGGCGCCTCGCGTGGCCCTGCGCTGGCGTGAGGGTGTTCAGGCATCATGAGAACGGTGTCGAATCCTGTGTTGACCGCGGCATCCTCGACTCGGTGCTGCCGACTCTCATCGGACATCAACGCATGCCGCGACGTCGCGGACCGGTGAGCCGTGCTGCGCGGCGCACATCAAACCGGAGCCTTAGGTGTTCGCGCAGACTCACGACGACGCGCTCAGGATTGGCTCGGGTCGAACGAAGCTGGGGCGCGTCATGTTCCAGACGTCCGGTGGTCTCGAACGCTCTCGCGCTCTGGCCGCGGTACCTCTTCAGTTGAAAAGCCTGACAGTCGCAGGGCATCACGTGCCGAGGCCATGGCAGTACGCCGTATCAGCAAGTAATCCGTGTCGTAGGTCGCGATGGGGAAGAGAGGTATGCGCGCTCTGGCAAGCGGAACCGCAAGGGCGGCCATCATACCCACTTCGTCGAGAGGCAGGGTGCCGCGAACCCGGAGCGCAACCCAGCCCGCATCGCTTCTGACACCAACTGGCACTGACTCCGTCGAACATACGACTGACAACTCATCCGGTGATCGCGTCACGCTGAAGAATGCGCCGCTCGCGGCCCATGGCGGAACGTCGTGATCCGGCGGTAGCCGGCAGATGGTGAGATCCGAGTCGTCAAACTGGACGCATACGCTCATTGCTCTCTCGTGGAAAAACCAGGCACTCACGGTCGGCTAGCGCGCGCGGTGCGAGGTGAGTATTCCGTTGGGCCACCGGCTTCCGGCGCAAACTCGCCCTAGGGCGAGACGGCAGCTAGGACCGCGTCCTCGACCCTGCAAGGATTGATGTCAGCCGCCGAGCTCCGGCAACGTACATCAACTACGCGAAGCTGCAAGTGTGATCGTCTCCGCTTGTACAAGCAGCGTTCCAGACCGTTCGCCGTTGCGGCTGCTCAGCGGCACACGGGTCGCATGTACGCTCCGCGGGTGCCGAGAGTACATCGTTCAACTCGCACGACGGCACCGGCGAATCTCCGTGAAGCACGCTCCCCAGCGCACGCACTGGAAGATGCCGGTGCTGGCTGTCGCCCAGCTGTCAGCGCAGTTGGGCTGTACATCGCGACCACGTGGAGCAGCAAGATTCTCATATCGACGAGGCACTCTGACCGGCAAAGTGTTGTCGACCATCTTCGTCGATGCGAATTCATGGCCACTCTTGCTGAAGACCAACCAATGATACCGCGATTCCTCCGAGCAGCAGTGTTGCTCTGCACCTGCGTTGGCACCGCGGAGCCAGCGCTAGCACAGCAGTTCACAAGGCCTGGCCGGATTGACAGTCTGGAATCACCGGTCGCTCTACAAACCGTCGGCTTGTTTCTCGCTGCATTCTCTCGCGTCGGCGACGATGTCTTTATCGCGGGACAGCCCACGGAACGGGCGTTGAGGGAACTGCGCGATCAAGGCGTGATGACGGTGGTCAATCTGCGCATGCCTGACGAGATGCGGAATCAGGTGCCGTTCGATGAAGCGGCGCTCGTGGAGCAGTTGGGGATGAGGTACGTGCACATCCCGGTGCGTGCCGGGACGGAGAACCCGTACTCGCCGGCGACGCTGGCTCGGTTCACCGAAGCGCTGCACACATCGAACGGAAAGGTGCTCCTCCACTGCACCATCGCCTGGCGTGCCAGTCACTTGTGGGCCGCCTACCTCATCCGTGAGCGTGGCATTCCCGTCGAGGTCGCGCTCAAGCACGCGCGAGCAATAAACCTTCTGGACACGACTCGTGTGGCGCCCGCCGGCGGACGCCAGCCGGTCGAGGAGTTTCTGGACCGTGCGCTCCCCACGCTCGGCCGCACGCCCCGCTGACTCGAAGACACGCACCTAGGCCACGCGGACGTCGCCTCGCTGCGTTCCTGGCCCGCGGGGTTTCCCACGTGCCGGATGGCTGTGGTCGACCGCGAACTAGTGCACCTGTATAGGAGTTGCGCCAAGAGAGTTGGCGTAGCAGCGCACAACGCGTTCGAGCGGCAACCTTGCACGCACCGCACCGTGGGCGGGCAGGTCGCCTTCCCCCGGCGTGCCCGAGTGAGACGCAGCGTGAGCTCTGCGGCGAGAGCGGTGGCGACTGCGCATGCAGTGGCCAGCTCGGAAGCGTGCCTTAGGGCCGGACGACATGCCAATGTATTCCCTCATCCGGGTCCTGTTCTCGCGGAAGCGCGCGCCGGGCGCCTGAGTGCGGGTGGGCTCAACAGGATCGTGGGTCGCGGGGAAGCACGGTGGCAAGATAGTTCTATAGTTGCAGACTCGCCTCACGCATTCTAGGGTGTGTCGTTCACTGGAGGGTGGGTTGAGCAGGACTTCAATTGCGCTGCTCGTGGCGATACTCGGCCGTTTGCCAGTAGCCCTCGCCGGTCAACAGGCGGGCACCGAGCCTCCCGCCGCGCTCAGCAATGGGGCGTATCCCATCGTGTCGCCGAGTGGCCGTTGGATTCTCTTCACGTCGGAACGCGACGGGACACCCGATGTGTACGTAATGCGTACCTCTGGGCGCGACGTGCGGCGACTCACCTACGGTCCAGAGCGGGAACTGCCCGTCGGCTGGTCCCACGACCGTCCTCTGTTTGGCGTCTTTGCGCAGGACAGCACAACGCTGTTTGCCGGCCGCCTGAATGGCTCGACCTCGGCTATCGCTCGTGTCCCGGGGCGCGGAGTGCAGCTGACGCCCGAGGGTAACCGCGTGCTTCACACGGTCGGGACGTTCCGGTCCAACCGGCTTGTGGAGTCTGACTTGGATGGGGGCAACCCGCGGTTCATCACCCACGGTGGCGAAGCGATCTTCAACCCACGGCTCTCGACCGATGGCAAGCTTATAGCTTACACACGGATGGACTCGACGGGGACGCTCGAGATATGGGTGGCGCGCCGTGACGGGAGCGGAACATGGCCGGTCGTCCGCCATGTAGTGAGCGCCGGCCGCCCGCAGGTGCCGGCCTGGTCGCCCGACGGAACACGGATCGCATTTCAAGTGAACGTTCAGGTGTCAAGCACGCCACCTCAGTCCACAAGCCAGATCTGGCTCGTGGAGATTGCCACCGGAGGTCTCGTCAGTCTAGCCGGGCACGAGCGGGTGTACCTGGATGAGGTACCTTCGTGGTTTCCGGACGGACGGCACTTGGCGTTTCAAAGCAATCGGACCGGACGGATGGAGGTGTGGGTGATGCGCACCGATGGCATGCGCGCTCGTCAGCTGACGCGAGAATGACTTGTATCGCCATAGGTGAGTCCTGTTCGTCAGGGCACCAATGCCGTCGAAGAGCGCAGCAGCGGTTTGGATTGCCACGCACTTGCGCGGCCTCCGGTTCGGAAGGTCGGCGACGGCTTCGAGTTGCCGCCGCTGCTGCCACCATCCTTTCCAAGCGCCCCGACGGGAAGCGCGATTCGTGTCGGCGGTACAGAATGGGACGCGCACCTCGCGCGTGAAGGCTTCGGACGTGCCGCGTCGGGCCAGTGGCGGGTGGGTGGCACCCTGCGCTCCGTTGGCGAGTCCGCAGCGCGACACTCAATCGCAGCGTTTCCGCGCCTGGTGCTCCGAAGCGTCCCGATCCCCATCAGCACACCACGAACCTTCTCCAGAGGGCAGAATGAACTCTTCGCACCGACCACGTCGACGGGAGCATGCCGCCCGTTGGGCACCATCGCTCGAACGCGAGGTCAGTGCGCCAGGGGGTCTCGCTGGAGTTGCTGCACCTGAGGGTACTCACGCATATCTGACCTCGGTCGCCCGGCTCGCCCTCCGAACTGTCGAGGTACCGCCGCGAATGCGTAGCCTCTTCGTCGCCGGCCTCCTAGTCGCGATGGTCGCGGCGCCGGTGCGTGGACAGATTGCGCCTGTACTCCTGGAAGACTCCGTCAACTCGGTACCGCACCGAATCGTCCGGTCGTACCGCATCCTCTCCGCAGCGCTTGGGGAGGAGCGTCGAGTTGCCGTGCACTTTCCGGCGTCGTACTTCCGAGCGTCGGCGGATCGTCGCTATCCCGTCGCGGTCGTCTTCGACGGGGAAACACTCGGACAGACCGTCGCCACGGTCGCTACCGAACTCGCCCGGAACGGACAGATCCCCGAGATGCTGGTCGTCGGCGTCGAGAACACCGGCCGTACGGCGAGGCTGGACGCGAACCAAAAGCGCGTGTGGGATCTGACCCCGCCCGGCCTGTCCGTCAGCGGGAGCGACCGGCGGCAGGCGGGTGACCTCATGCTCGATTTTGTCGAGCACGAGCTCCTCGAGGCAGTCGATCAGCGACTCCTCGGCGGGTCCCCCAAGGTTCTCATCGGTCACTCATCGGGTGGGATCCTTGCGACGTACGCAGCGGCGACCCGTGCGAGATTCGACGTCGTGTTGTCGTTGGACGCCCCTG
Protein-coding sequences here:
- a CDS encoding MBL fold metallo-hydrolase, giving the protein MSMRLAVIVTAALLVLAGRVRTATGQMLPPSPGTIVARDIGATMERLAEGVYAIIHERATPDWPHGNTGVIVGEDAVLVVDSDYFPSRAAADIALIRQVTDVPIRYLVNTHWHGDHTHGNGVYRDSFPGLAILGAERTATFFELNQARLPRRILKPGSHARQSIARDEGLLSRGRDSTGRVLSSEERADLMRAVSERRQELAEMQAVQVAPPTHLFDGSLVVDLGRRRVEIRDMGPGNSPADLVIYVPSARVLFAGDLLVYPVPYTTEVFPDSWLRILKELETYRVAALVPGHGPVMSDHRFTRNVREAFEMTRHQLDSLLRLGYTMAEAADSVNLMSLRHKFWVPAGRPVLEPFWRDWVRNLASQFAPCVMGYHC
- a CDS encoding PQQ-binding-like beta-propeller repeat protein, which produces MISSPAVDGSMVFVGSTDGSLYALGQADGVLRWKFDTGGPIHSSPAVHRGLVFFGSLDGFIYAVDARTGKEAWKFATRGERRFTAPGIHGAIPRTERMPDPFDVFTSSPAVASGVVYIGSGDQNVYALDAATGAVKWTFSTGDVVHASPAVAGGLVIVGSWDRNLYGIDAATGRERWRYTTGNDTTIYNQIGIASSAAVANGLVFVGGRDGRFHTVDASTGAPRWTHDNHGGWTIASPAVHQGVVYFPTSDGTRFKALDAATGAVRFDVQSLAVSFSSPAIAGGVAYYGSSDGWLNAVGIADGRLRGRFQTDGSRANAAQYTDSTGRMQAARMYPDRTLDGMMVGMRTMMTLGSVLSSPVVAGGVVFFGSTDGNVYALR
- a CDS encoding ACT domain-containing protein — protein: MSAWFFHERAMSVCVQFDDSDLTICRLPPDHDVPPWAASGAFFSVTRSPDELSVVCSTESVPVGVRSDAGWVALRVRGTLPLDEVGMMAALAVPLARARIPLFPIATYDTDYLLIRRTAMASARDALRLSGFSTEEVPRPERESVRDHRTSGT
- a CDS encoding PD40 domain-containing protein, translated to MSRTSIALLVAILGRLPVALAGQQAGTEPPAALSNGAYPIVSPSGRWILFTSERDGTPDVYVMRTSGRDVRRLTYGPERELPVGWSHDRPLFGVFAQDSTTLFAGRLNGSTSAIARVPGRGVQLTPEGNRVLHTVGTFRSNRLVESDLDGGNPRFITHGGEAIFNPRLSTDGKLIAYTRMDSTGTLEIWVARRDGSGTWPVVRHVVSAGRPQVPAWSPDGTRIAFQVNVQVSSTPPQSTSQIWLVEIATGGLVSLAGHERVYLDEVPSWFPDGRHLAFQSNRTGRMEVWVMRTDGMRARQLTRE